Genomic DNA from Gimesia aquarii:
AAAGACGAGGATCAGCAAAACAATTATGCCCGCCAATGCCGCGCATGCTCGTAATGCCCAGACGAGTAATGTGTCACTTTGTAGTCGGAACAAAATACTGCTCCTTGACAAGGTCGTGAACCTGGTCTGATTGGGCAAAGTCAATGAATTCTTTAATCAGTCCTTCAGGTTCTGTTTTCGTAACGAAGTTGAGTGGACGTGAGATGGGAAATGTGCCCTTGGCAAGGTTGTCTGTCGTTGCTTTCACACCACCAGCTGGCAGCAGCTTAATTGGAACCCCGTTCTGTGAACCGAACTCTGCTGTTCCGATCGATACGTACCCAATCGCGTTGCGGTTGCCGGAGATGGTTTTGATGCCTTGTTCGTTGTCGCCGATGACCACATCTGCTTTGATTTCCGAATTCTTTAATTTGAAATATTTCAGGAACACTTCCAGTGTGGCCCGTCCTTCCGATTTGTTTACGACGGTAATTGGCGCATCCTGACCTCCCACTTCCTTCCAGTTATTAATCTTGTCAGAAAAGATGCCTGCAATCTGTTCATCACTCAGTTCATTAACACTATTATCGCCATGTATAATCACGCAGACACCGTCTTGCGCTATGGTGAACCCGAGTAAATCCTCTTCTTCCGGCTTGAGAGCCCGCGATGCCATACCGATATCAGCCAACCCCCGCCGGGCATCGGCAGTGCCCCGCGATGAACCACCGGTCTGCACATCAATTCGTATGCCTGGATGGAGTGACTCGAATCGTTTGCCGATCTCGACCGCTAAAGGAGCTACAGTACTGGAGCCTGTCAGAACGAGTTGCTCTGACTTCGATGTTGGCCCACTTCCAGCGTTCCCGGACGATGAGCAAGAGTATCCAGCGCATGTCGATATAAGAGACACGAAGAATATGATAAGTAT
This window encodes:
- a CDS encoding phosphate ABC transporter substrate-binding protein, whose amino-acid sequence is MPQKNILIIFFVSLISTCAGYSCSSSGNAGSGPTSKSEQLVLTGSSTVAPLAVEIGKRFESLHPGIRIDVQTGGSSRGTADARRGLADIGMASRALKPEEEDLLGFTIAQDGVCVIIHGDNSVNELSDEQIAGIFSDKINNWKEVGGQDAPITVVNKSEGRATLEVFLKYFKLKNSEIKADVVIGDNEQGIKTISGNRNAIGYVSIGTAEFGSQNGVPIKLLPAGGVKATTDNLAKGTFPISRPLNFVTKTEPEGLIKEFIDFAQSDQVHDLVKEQYFVPTTK